A portion of the Desulfotignum phosphitoxidans DSM 13687 genome contains these proteins:
- a CDS encoding cation:proton antiporter, whose translation MGDVHFPVLFIAGGIFILLFAVGFIGMKIRIPGVVLYILLGIGLGGYFSGSHLLHLAGEVGIVLLFFMLGMEFPMRRLAGIAKKVAPAGTLDVCLNLFVTMGLCLFFGLDWITSFLMGGVVYATSSSITAKILESSKRMANPESEFLLGLLIFEDLVAPIAVAVLVGLTAGTAMTGVTFGMILAKIVGLIIGAVVIGHLIFSRLGGFVDRYRSQDIFILLVVGIALAYGGLALLLNLSEVLGAFLAGIILAEAQRTEPLEHAILPVRDLFLPLFFFYFGTTITFGDGVPMIPLLVVLLVWSIAGKIITGYYGARFYGLSKKVSVRAGLSFTQRGEFSVIIASMAVDTIRVLSGVFILSSAMIGILLFELAPRITTALFPKKARPQKYKVPGT comes from the coding sequence ATGGGGGACGTTCATTTCCCTGTTCTGTTCATTGCCGGAGGTATTTTCATTCTCCTGTTTGCCGTGGGATTCATCGGCATGAAGATCCGGATTCCCGGGGTGGTGCTCTATATTCTGCTGGGCATCGGCCTGGGCGGGTATTTTTCCGGCAGCCACCTGCTGCACCTGGCCGGAGAGGTGGGCATCGTGCTGCTGTTTTTCATGCTGGGCATGGAGTTTCCCATGCGCCGCCTGGCTGGGATCGCTAAAAAAGTGGCCCCGGCCGGTACCCTGGATGTGTGTCTCAATCTGTTTGTGACCATGGGCCTGTGCCTGTTTTTCGGTTTGGACTGGATCACATCCTTTCTCATGGGCGGTGTGGTATATGCCACCTCCTCGTCCATCACCGCCAAAATCCTTGAGAGTTCAAAACGCATGGCCAATCCGGAGTCCGAATTTCTGCTGGGCCTTCTGATCTTTGAAGACCTTGTGGCACCCATTGCCGTGGCCGTTCTGGTGGGCCTGACCGCGGGCACGGCCATGACCGGTGTGACATTCGGAATGATCCTTGCCAAAATCGTCGGCCTGATCATCGGTGCCGTGGTCATCGGGCATCTCATCTTCAGCCGGCTGGGCGGATTTGTGGACCGGTACAGGAGCCAGGACATTTTCATCCTCCTGGTGGTGGGCATTGCCCTTGCCTACGGAGGCCTGGCCCTGCTGCTGAACCTGTCCGAAGTGCTGGGCGCGTTTCTGGCCGGCATCATCCTGGCGGAAGCACAGCGCACCGAACCGCTGGAACATGCGATTCTGCCGGTGCGAGACCTGTTTCTGCCTTTGTTCTTTTTTTATTTCGGCACCACCATCACCTTTGGGGACGGGGTTCCCATGATTCCTTTGCTCGTCGTTCTGCTGGTCTGGTCCATTGCCGGCAAAATCATTACCGGGTATTACGGGGCCAGATTCTACGGGCTGTCCAAAAAAGTATCTGTGCGGGCCGGGCTGTCTTTTACCCAGCGGGGGGAATTTTCCGTGATCATCGCCAGCATGGCCGTTGACACCATCCGGGTGCTCAGCGGGGTTTTCATCCTGTCTTCAGCCATGATCGGCATTCTTTTATTTGAACTGGCACCCAGAATCACCACGGCCCTGTTTCCCAAAAAAGCCAGGCCCCAGAAATACAAAGTCCCGGGCACTTGA
- a CDS encoding acetyl-CoA C-acetyltransferase: protein MREVVIASACRTAIGRFGGSLAPLSDIDFGPIPIKEVIKRAGLTGDQIDEVIYASGYRTGDLPINSARVVAVKAGIPQEKPQFTISKACAGSIKATTLAAQVIKSGDADIIVAGGMESMSNATFMLKKARWGYRLGHGQLQDQLILFDPLSGNTMGETAENVAEKYNVSREDQDEFGLRSQQLAEKAIKEGKFKEQIVPVEVPQRKGDPKIFDTDEHPRFGTTMESLQKLKPAFRKGGTVTAGSSSGMNDGASALVVMAKDKADQLGIKPMASIVSYASAGVDPALMGIGPIPATRLALEKAGLTMNDIDLIELNEAFASQALACMRELDMDINKVNVNGGAIALGHPVSASGGAILTKLLYEMEVRDVRYGLATLCIGGGQGMALIVERK from the coding sequence ATGAGAGAGGTAGTTATTGCAAGTGCGTGCAGAACGGCCATCGGCAGATTCGGCGGGTCTCTGGCTCCGTTGAGCGATATTGATTTCGGACCCATTCCCATCAAAGAGGTCATCAAGCGGGCCGGGTTGACCGGGGATCAGATCGATGAGGTGATTTACGCGTCCGGGTATCGTACCGGAGATTTGCCCATCAACTCCGCCCGGGTGGTGGCGGTGAAAGCCGGCATTCCCCAGGAAAAACCCCAGTTCACCATCTCCAAGGCGTGTGCCGGCAGTATCAAAGCCACGACCCTGGCGGCCCAGGTGATCAAATCCGGGGATGCGGATATCATTGTGGCCGGCGGCATGGAAAGCATGAGCAATGCCACATTCATGCTCAAGAAAGCCCGGTGGGGATACCGTTTAGGCCATGGCCAGCTCCAGGATCAGCTGATTCTGTTTGATCCCTTGAGTGGGAACACCATGGGAGAAACCGCTGAAAATGTGGCGGAAAAATACAATGTATCCAGAGAAGATCAGGATGAATTCGGTCTGAGAAGCCAGCAACTGGCGGAAAAAGCCATTAAGGAAGGCAAATTCAAGGAACAGATCGTGCCCGTGGAGGTTCCCCAGCGCAAAGGCGATCCCAAAATATTTGACACGGATGAACATCCGAGGTTCGGCACTACCATGGAATCCCTTCAAAAGCTCAAACCCGCCTTCAGAAAAGGGGGCACGGTCACGGCCGGCAGCTCCAGCGGCATGAACGACGGGGCATCCGCCCTGGTGGTCATGGCAAAGGACAAAGCCGATCAACTGGGCATCAAACCCATGGCATCCATTGTGTCCTATGCATCGGCTGGTGTGGATCCGGCCCTCATGGGTATCGGTCCCATCCCGGCCACCCGCCTGGCCCTGGAAAAAGCCGGACTCACCATGAACGACATTGATCTGATCGAACTCAATGAGGCGTTTGCCTCCCAGGCCCTGGCATGTATGCGGGAACTGGACATGGATATCAACAAGGTCAATGTCAACGGCGGTGCCATTGCCCTGGGGCACCCGGTGTCTGCCAGCGGCGGCGCTATTCTGACCAAGCTTCTGTATGAAATGGAAGTCCGGGATGTCAGGTACGGCCTGGCCACCCTGTGCATCGGAGGCGGCCAGGGCATGGCCCTGATCGTGGAAAGAAAATAA
- a CDS encoding cation:proton antiporter regulatory subunit, with protein sequence MADLPGVGKKISFLTAEQQKVVVIIHHSGKRDLYFFQDSDEDEADYFLTLTSEETREMGAQLLGATYQPVDDDKMQIFQKQLVMEWIKLTPESPFVDKQIAESRIRTHTGASIIAVMHGDDMIVSPDINEVLKAGDTVMAAGKRDQIRRFEAMARGASTEGDH encoded by the coding sequence ATGGCAGATCTGCCCGGTGTGGGCAAAAAAATTTCTTTCCTGACTGCGGAACAACAGAAAGTCGTGGTCATTATCCATCACTCCGGCAAACGGGACCTGTATTTTTTTCAGGATTCCGACGAAGATGAGGCGGATTATTTTCTGACATTGACATCCGAAGAAACCCGGGAAATGGGGGCCCAGCTTTTAGGGGCCACATACCAGCCTGTGGATGACGATAAAATGCAGATCTTTCAGAAACAGCTGGTCATGGAATGGATCAAGCTCACCCCGGAATCTCCGTTTGTGGACAAACAGATTGCCGAATCCCGGATCCGGACCCACACCGGGGCTTCCATCATTGCCGTGATGCACGGGGACGACATGATCGTGAGCCCGGATATCAATGAGGTGCTCAAAGCCGGGGACACGGTCATGGCCGCGGGAAAAAGAGACCAGATCCGCCGGTTTGAAGCCATGGCCAGAGGAGCATCCACGGAAGGAGACCATTGA
- a CDS encoding ammonia-forming cytochrome c nitrite reductase subunit c552: MIKIILTGLCVVCMFLTGCDSKPETYLAAQIDENEYDPEKWGDAYPLHYESWLKTKEPKPVDKSRYKRGWDTDEVVYDKLSEFPFLGILYKGWGFGIEYNEPRGHFYAVTDQIEIDSSRVASGGVCLACKTPFHRKMIETHGLDYLVAGRKPRF, from the coding sequence ATGATCAAAATAATTTTAACAGGCCTGTGTGTTGTGTGCATGTTTCTGACCGGCTGTGATTCCAAGCCGGAGACCTATCTGGCGGCACAGATTGACGAGAACGAGTATGACCCTGAAAAATGGGGGGATGCTTACCCGTTGCACTATGAATCCTGGCTCAAGACAAAAGAACCCAAGCCCGTGGACAAAAGCCGGTACAAACGCGGATGGGATACGGATGAAGTGGTGTATGACAAGCTCAGTGAATTTCCGTTTCTGGGCATTTTATACAAAGGATGGGGATTCGGCATCGAGTACAATGAACCCAGGGGGCATTTTTACGCGGTGACCGACCAGATCGAGATCGATTCATCCCGGGTGGCTTCCGGCGGGGTGTGCCTGGCCTGCAAAACGCCTTTCCACAGAAAAATGATCGAAACCCACGGCCTGGATTACTTAGTGGCTGGCCGGAAACCCCGATTTTGA